A window of the Bacillus andreraoultii genome harbors these coding sequences:
- the floA gene encoding flotillin-like protein FloA (flotillin-like protein involved in membrane lipid rafts), translated as MGPINLFGLILIAVIILFVVLLLSFIPVALWISALAAGVKVSILTLIGMRLRRVIPGRIVNPLIKAHKAGLPVGINQLESHYLAGGNVDRVVNALIAAQRANIDLTFERCAAIDLAGRDVLEAVQMSVNPKVIETPFISGVALNGIEVKAKARITVRANIDRLVGGAGEETVIARVGEGIVSTIGSSVDHKAVLEHPDLISQTVLKKGLDAGTAFEILSIDIADVDVGKNIGAILQTDQAEADKKIAQAKAEERRALAVAAEQEMVARVQEMRAKVVEAESEVPLALAEALKTGNLGVMDYMNYRNIMADTDMRQSISKATNNDTKEQDHK; from the coding sequence ATGGGACCCATTAATTTATTTGGACTGATTTTGATTGCAGTCATTATCTTATTTGTTGTATTACTATTATCATTTATTCCAGTTGCACTCTGGATATCCGCTTTAGCTGCTGGGGTTAAAGTTAGTATTCTCACACTAATTGGTATGCGTCTACGGAGAGTTATTCCGGGTCGTATTGTTAACCCGTTAATTAAAGCACATAAAGCAGGCTTACCTGTTGGAATTAACCAATTGGAAAGTCATTATCTCGCAGGTGGTAATGTAGACCGTGTTGTTAATGCCCTTATTGCTGCTCAACGGGCAAATATTGATTTAACATTTGAACGATGTGCAGCTATTGATTTAGCAGGCCGTGATGTACTAGAAGCCGTTCAAATGAGTGTTAATCCAAAAGTGATTGAAACACCATTTATATCAGGGGTAGCTTTAAACGGAATTGAAGTAAAGGCGAAAGCACGGATAACTGTCCGCGCAAATATTGACCGTCTTGTTGGTGGTGCTGGTGAAGAAACCGTTATTGCCCGTGTTGGGGAAGGAATTGTTTCAACAATCGGTTCTTCTGTAGATCATAAAGCTGTTTTAGAACATCCTGATTTAATCTCACAAACGGTTTTGAAAAAAGGTCTAGATGCAGGTACAGCCTTTGAAATTTTATCCATTGATATTGCAGATGTCGATGTTGGTAAAAACATTGGTGCAATCTTACAAACCGACCAAGCTGAAGCTGATAAGAAAATTGCCCAAGCAAAAGCAGAAGAACGACGTGCCTTGGCTGTTGCTGCTGAACAAGAAATGGTTGCACGCGTACAAGAGATGAGAGCGAAAGTTGTGGAAGCAGAATCAGAAGTACCACTTGCCTTAGCAGAAGCTCTGAAAACAGGTAACCTTGGTGTTATGGACTATATGAATTATAGAAATATTATGGCTGATACGGATATGAGACAATCTATTAGTAAAGCGACAAACAATGACACAAAAGAACAAGACCATAAGTAA
- the yqfC gene encoding sporulation protein YqfC yields the protein MAKNWRQKLQRWITNQLDLPEDVMMDFPRITMVGQIHIYIENHKGLLSFSDKEIRIMLSQGQLLIKGKEFVIKTILPEELLLEGKIEQVLFLPE from the coding sequence ATGGCCAAAAACTGGAGGCAGAAACTTCAAAGATGGATCACAAATCAACTGGATCTCCCAGAAGATGTCATGATGGATTTTCCCCGGATTACGATGGTCGGGCAAATCCATATTTATATTGAAAATCATAAAGGGTTACTCTCCTTTTCAGATAAAGAAATTCGTATCATGTTAAGTCAAGGCCAATTACTTATTAAAGGAAAAGAATTTGTTATTAAAACAATTTTACCTGAAGAGTTACTGCTTGAAGGGAAAATCGAGCAAGTACTATTTCTACCAGAATAA